The Streptomyces sp. NBC_00775 genome includes the window GCGGCGACTTCGTGGCCCGCTTCTACTCGATCCACGTACTGCTGCTGCCGGGCATCATGCTCGGCCTGGTGGTCGGCCACCTGATCCTGGTCTTCTACCACAAGCACACGCAGTTCGCGGGCCCCGGCAAGACGAACAACAACGTCGTCGGCATGCCGCTGCTGCCGGTCTACATGGCCAAGGCCGGAGGCTTCTTCTTCCTGGTCTTCGGTGTCATCGCGGCCATCGCGGCGATCGCCTCGATCAACCCGATCTGGGCCATGGGTCCCTACCGTCCGGACATGGTGTCCACGGGCGCCCAGCCCGACTGGTACATGGGCTTCTCAGAGGGCCTGATCCGTGTCATGCCGGGCTGGGAGATCAACTTCTGGGGTCACACGCTCGTCCTGGGCGTGTTCATCCCGCTGATGATCTTCCCGCTGGTCCTGGTCGCGATCGCGGTCTACCCGTTCATCGAGTCCTGGGTCACCGGCGACAAGCGCGAGCACCACATCCTGGACCGCCCGCGCAACGTCCCGACCCGGACCGCGTTCGGCGCCGCCTGGATCAGCTGGTACTTCGTCCTGCTCGTCGGTGGCGGCAACGACATCTGGGCGACGCACTTCCACCTGTCGATCAACTCGATCACCTGGTTCGTGCGCATCGGATTCTTCGTCGTGCCGGTGCTGGTGTTCCTCGCCACCAAGCGGATCTGCCTCGGCCTCCAGCGCCGGGACCACGACAAGGTCCTGCACGGCCGCGAGTCGGGCATCATCAAGCGCCTGCCGCACGGTGAGTTCATCGAGGTGCACGAGCCGCTCAGCCAGGACGCGCTGCACACGCTCACCGCGCACGAGCAGTACGAGCCCGCTCAGATCGGCCCGACGGTCGACGAGAACGGTGTCGAGCGCAAGGTGGGCGGCACGCAGAGGCTGCGCGCCAAGCTCAGCAAGGGCTTCTACGGGGAGAACAACCAGATCCCCAAGCCCACCGTCGAGGAGTACAAGGAGATCACGAGCGGCCACGGCCACCACTGATCCCCTGGCCGATCGGCATTGATCGCCACGGCAAGAGCCCTCGTCCAGTGCATGGACGGGGGCTCTTTGCCGTCCCCGGGCCTGGATAGGGTGTTCCCATCCACAAGGAGTCCCACAAGGACCCACACAGAGTCCCTTTCCGGGGACCGACCCAGGAGCGGCTTATGAGCGCTGTGAACCCCGCTGGAGGCGACACCGCGGCGGGCCGTTCCTGGCCCGACGTACTGAGCGCGCTGCTCGCCGGGCAGGACCTGAGCGCCGGTGACACGGCGTGGGCCATGGACCGCATCATGAGCGGTGAGGCCGCGGACGCCCAGATCGCGGGTTTCCTGGTGGCGCTGCGGGCCAAGGGCGAGACGGTCGAGGAGATCACCGGCCTCGTGGAGACCATGTACGCCCACGCGAAGCCGCTGCACATCCCGGGGCCGGCCGTCGACATCGTCGGTACGGGCGGAGACCGGGCCAAGACGGTCAACATCTCGACGATGTCCGCCATCGTGATCGCGGGTACCGGGGCGAAGGTCGTCAAGCACGGCAACCGGGCGTCGTCCTCGGCGAGCGGCTCGTCCGACGTGCTGGAGCGGCTCGGCATCAACCTGGACCTGTCGCCCGAGCGGGTGGCACAGGTGGTGGAGGAGGCCGGGATCACCTTCTGCTTCGCGGCCAAGTTCCATCCCTCGATGCGGTTCGTCGGCGCGGTCCGGCGCGACCTGGGGATTCCGACCTCGTTCAACCTCCTGGGCCCGCTGACCAACCCCGCCCGGGTCACCGCCTCGGCGATCGGCTGCTTCGACACCCGGATGGCGGGGCTCATCGCCGGCGTACTGGCAGAACGCGGCTCGTCCGCGCTGGTCTTCCGGGGTGACGACGGCCTCGACGAGCTGACGACCACGGCCACCTCCCGGGTGTGGGTCGTCCGCGACGGCAAGGTGACCGAGGAGGCCTTCGACCCGCGGGACGTCGGCCTTGAGATCGTCCCGGTGGAGGCACTGCGGGGCGCCGACCCCGAGTACAACGCGGGGGTCGCCCGACGGCTCCTGGACGGCGAGACGGGCGCGGTGCGGGACGCGGTCCTGCTGAACTCGGCGGCGGCCCTGGTGGCCCTGTCGCCGACCGACGTGCCCCTGGTGGACCAGCTCCGCGCCGGGATGGAGAAGGCGGCGCAGTCGATCGACTCCGGGGCCGCGAAGAGGACTCTTGAGCGGTGGGTGGCGGCCAGCAGCGCCTGAGCCGTCGGGCCGTACGCCGGCTCCTCCGCCGTACGCGATGTGATGCGAGGCGCAGTCCGGATCCTGGACTGCGCCTTGCGCGTCGAAGATCTTCTGGCAAGATGCTGTATCAGGTCATGAGTGACAGTCATGAGGCCCCGGCCGACTGTCCGGCAACCCTCCGTCCGTGGCGGGGTGCCCCGGGTGAAGACCAGGTCGTAGGCAGCGAGGTCTACGGCAAGCGCGGACCCCTCGCCACTCAC containing:
- the trpD gene encoding anthranilate phosphoribosyltransferase, whose translation is MSAVNPAGGDTAAGRSWPDVLSALLAGQDLSAGDTAWAMDRIMSGEAADAQIAGFLVALRAKGETVEEITGLVETMYAHAKPLHIPGPAVDIVGTGGDRAKTVNISTMSAIVIAGTGAKVVKHGNRASSSASGSSDVLERLGINLDLSPERVAQVVEEAGITFCFAAKFHPSMRFVGAVRRDLGIPTSFNLLGPLTNPARVTASAIGCFDTRMAGLIAGVLAERGSSALVFRGDDGLDELTTTATSRVWVVRDGKVTEEAFDPRDVGLEIVPVEALRGADPEYNAGVARRLLDGETGAVRDAVLLNSAAALVALSPTDVPLVDQLRAGMEKAAQSIDSGAAKRTLERWVAASSA
- the qcrB gene encoding cytochrome bc1 complex cytochrome b subunit, yielding MSTATTSDSRSREKAPAGERVADWADGRLGIYSLAKSNMRKIFPDHWSFMLGEVCLYSFIIIILTGVYLTLFFHPSMNEVTYNGSYVPLQGQLMSEAFNSTMHISFDVRGGLLIRQIHHWAALIFLAGMFVHMMRVFFTGAFRKPREVNWVFGFLLFVLGMFTGFTGYSLPDDLLSGTGVRFMEGAVLSVPIVGTYLSFFLFGGEFPGGDFVARFYSIHVLLLPGIMLGLVVGHLILVFYHKHTQFAGPGKTNNNVVGMPLLPVYMAKAGGFFFLVFGVIAAIAAIASINPIWAMGPYRPDMVSTGAQPDWYMGFSEGLIRVMPGWEINFWGHTLVLGVFIPLMIFPLVLVAIAVYPFIESWVTGDKREHHILDRPRNVPTRTAFGAAWISWYFVLLVGGGNDIWATHFHLSINSITWFVRIGFFVVPVLVFLATKRICLGLQRRDHDKVLHGRESGIIKRLPHGEFIEVHEPLSQDALHTLTAHEQYEPAQIGPTVDENGVERKVGGTQRLRAKLSKGFYGENNQIPKPTVEEYKEITSGHGHH